In the Kribbella sp. NBC_00482 genome, one interval contains:
- a CDS encoding MarR family winged helix-turn-helix transcriptional regulator, with the protein MTSKDQLGPAERAVGAEPAAVPPRAEWPEVGKRSEGGVVVTDVVLATFRLNARLMEAAQGLAANGGITAAWWQVLGGVLDEPRSVADAGRIMGVSRQAVQRIADLLVERGLAEYRPNPAHRRAKLLACTEAGYWAIRQISVAQGPWTTELAKAVDVDDLRTTLSTLQALITKLEEA; encoded by the coding sequence ATGACGTCGAAGGATCAGTTGGGACCGGCCGAGCGTGCGGTGGGCGCGGAGCCGGCGGCCGTTCCGCCCCGCGCGGAGTGGCCGGAGGTCGGGAAGCGGTCCGAAGGTGGTGTGGTGGTGACGGACGTCGTACTCGCCACCTTCCGGCTGAACGCGCGGCTGATGGAAGCCGCGCAGGGCCTGGCGGCGAACGGCGGGATCACGGCGGCCTGGTGGCAGGTGCTGGGCGGCGTCCTCGACGAGCCGCGGTCGGTCGCCGACGCCGGCCGGATCATGGGTGTCAGTAGACAAGCCGTGCAGCGGATCGCGGACCTGCTGGTCGAGCGCGGTCTCGCCGAGTACCGGCCCAACCCGGCGCACCGGCGCGCCAAGCTCCTCGCCTGCACCGAGGCCGGCTACTGGGCGATCCGGCAGATCTCAGTCGCTCAGGGCCCGTGGACCACCGAACTCGCCAAGGCCGTCGACGTCGACGACCTTCGTACGACGCTCAGCACCCTGCAGGCCCTGATCACCAAGCTGGAAGAAGCTTGA
- a CDS encoding DJ-1/PfpI family protein, with translation MNRAYVAVYETLADWEIGHLVVELRTGRFTGVPWDVVTVGESLESVVTMGGMRVVPDVTIADVAPDAGDLLVLAGSGQWDMGGGEAFAKLAGQFLDAGVPVAAICGATAGLARAGLLDERKHTSAAKEYLQATGYQGSERYVDARAVVDGDLITAGPDSPVQFARAVMERLELADEPKREAYEGVFHRADPASYATLVG, from the coding sequence ATGAACAGAGCATACGTAGCGGTTTACGAGACGTTGGCGGACTGGGAGATCGGGCACCTGGTGGTGGAACTGCGGACTGGGCGGTTCACCGGCGTGCCGTGGGATGTGGTGACGGTTGGGGAGTCGCTGGAGTCGGTCGTGACCATGGGTGGGATGCGGGTCGTGCCGGATGTGACGATCGCGGATGTCGCTCCCGATGCGGGGGATCTGCTGGTGCTCGCCGGGTCGGGGCAATGGGACATGGGTGGTGGCGAGGCGTTCGCGAAGTTGGCGGGGCAGTTCCTCGATGCCGGCGTGCCGGTTGCGGCGATCTGTGGTGCGACGGCGGGGCTGGCTCGGGCTGGGCTGCTCGATGAGCGGAAGCACACGAGCGCGGCCAAGGAGTACCTGCAGGCGACCGGGTATCAGGGTTCGGAGCGGTACGTCGATGCCCGCGCGGTCGTCGACGGGGATCTGATCACGGCGGGACCGGACTCGCCGGTGCAGTTCGCGCGGGCCGTGATGGAGCGGCTCGAGCTCGCGGACGAGCCGAAGCGGGAGGCGTACGAGGGCGTGTTCCACCGCGCCGACCCAGCGTCGTACGCAACGCTGGTCGGATGA
- a CDS encoding histidine phosphatase family protein, producing the protein MKLIYETHATTADNEREIATGWLPGELSAAGRDQARELGERRREVDVVFSSDLRRAVQTVELSGLTVPHFQDWRLRECNYGELNGAPRDALEPRVERVGTPFPGGQSYDDVLELTRSFLADVKRWYDDQVVLVVAHSANRWSLEHLVGSHAPMKQLVADGVNWQPGWDYEC; encoded by the coding sequence ATGAAGTTGATTTACGAGACGCATGCGACCACGGCCGACAACGAACGCGAGATCGCGACCGGTTGGTTACCGGGTGAGCTGTCGGCCGCGGGCCGGGATCAGGCACGGGAGCTCGGGGAGCGCCGGCGAGAGGTCGACGTCGTGTTCAGCTCGGATCTGCGGCGGGCGGTGCAGACGGTCGAGTTGTCCGGGCTGACCGTGCCGCACTTCCAGGACTGGCGGCTGCGCGAGTGCAACTACGGCGAACTGAACGGCGCCCCGCGCGACGCCCTCGAACCGCGAGTGGAGCGCGTCGGTACGCCGTTCCCCGGTGGCCAGTCGTACGACGACGTACTCGAGCTGACCCGCTCGTTCCTTGCCGACGTGAAGCGGTGGTACGACGACCAGGTGGTGCTCGTGGTCGCGCACTCGGCGAACCGCTGGTCCCTCGAGCACCTCGTCGGCAGCCACGCCCCGATGAAGCAGTTGGTTGCCGACGGCGTCAACTGGCAGCCGGGCTGGGATTACGAGTGCTAG
- a CDS encoding SigE family RNA polymerase sigma factor, whose translation MSTRGDDFDDFVRGSATRLLRTAVLLTGDRGAGEDLVQETYERLYVHWPRIRTGAPEAYARKTLTNLVANRWRTRLRRPSEVALSENHDQPQPDGSEGYVVRRDLLAALQELAPRQRAVIVLRYYDDLTEAQTAEALGCSIGTVKSQASRALDRLRLITEPALLEGLR comes from the coding sequence ATGAGCACGCGAGGCGACGACTTCGACGACTTCGTCCGCGGCAGTGCGACCCGGCTGCTGCGGACCGCGGTACTGCTCACCGGCGACCGGGGAGCGGGCGAGGACCTGGTGCAGGAGACGTACGAACGGCTCTACGTCCATTGGCCGCGGATCCGGACCGGGGCCCCGGAGGCGTACGCCCGGAAGACGCTGACCAACCTGGTCGCCAACAGATGGCGGACCAGACTCCGTCGGCCCAGCGAAGTCGCGCTGTCCGAGAACCACGACCAGCCGCAGCCGGACGGTTCCGAGGGGTACGTCGTACGCCGCGACCTACTCGCCGCTCTGCAGGAGCTCGCGCCACGGCAGCGCGCCGTCATCGTGCTGCGGTACTACGACGACCTGACCGAGGCGCAGACCGCGGAGGCCCTCGGCTGCTCGATCGGCACCGTCAAGAGCCAGGCCTCCCGCGCCCTCGACCGACTCCGGCTGATCACCGAACCCGCACTCCTGGAGGGACTGCGATGA
- a CDS encoding AAA family ATPase: MTRLFVVTGAPGSGKSTVVPELVRLSPGNLVVMDMDELLDDDGRLLGLDIASPMAVPIWPAYNALWLRITELIRRSGIPVLLLSPAQPAELPEGRWLHLDCPDAVRRKRLARRGWPESQIDEALADAAEIRKLVPRSVRGDVSPERVAKSILDWIRGERFGKTLSLWGRFRS; encoded by the coding sequence ATGACGAGGTTGTTCGTGGTGACTGGGGCACCTGGTTCGGGGAAGTCGACGGTCGTGCCGGAGCTGGTCCGGCTGAGTCCTGGGAACCTGGTCGTGATGGACATGGACGAGCTGCTGGACGACGACGGCCGGCTGCTCGGGCTCGACATCGCGAGTCCCATGGCCGTGCCGATCTGGCCCGCGTACAACGCGCTGTGGCTGCGGATCACCGAGCTGATCCGGCGCTCCGGCATACCGGTCCTGCTGCTGTCCCCGGCGCAGCCCGCCGAGCTGCCCGAGGGCAGGTGGCTGCACCTGGACTGCCCGGACGCCGTACGGCGGAAGCGGCTGGCGCGACGTGGTTGGCCCGAGTCCCAGATCGACGAGGCGCTCGCGGACGCGGCCGAGATCCGCAAGCTCGTACCGCGGTCGGTGCGCGGGGACGTCTCGCCGGAGCGGGTCGCGAAAAGCATCCTGGACTGGATCCGCGGGGAACGCTTCGGCAAGACCCTCAGCCTGTGGGGCCGGTTCCGGAGTTGA
- a CDS encoding anhydro-N-acetylmuramic acid kinase, protein MRVIGLMSGTSYDAIDAAAADLRLDGDQLVLTPLGMLSQPYPDELRAAVAASLPPASTSVEQVCKLDTGIGQSFAAVARQAVEQLCGGYADLVVSHGQTVFHWVDNGSVRGTLQLGQPAWIAEATGVPVVSDLRSRDVAAGGQGAPLVSILDVLWLRGRPGVPVALNLGGIANITVVQGEPVAFDTGPANALIDAVVAELTGRPFDADGVMAARGQVHEELLKRLLAEPYYARPAPKSTGKELFNLAYLAQAMEGLPVIPAEDLVATVTTLTARTVADAVRRYGGTEVVASGGGIRNPALMHLLADELDIPVRTTDELGIPSAAKEAYAFAVLGFLTVHGLGGTVPSCTGAGHSSVLGSVTPGLSGLPTISGEARPPMRLLVE, encoded by the coding sequence ATGCGAGTGATCGGGCTGATGTCCGGGACGTCGTACGACGCAATCGACGCCGCTGCCGCGGATCTGCGGCTGGACGGCGACCAGTTGGTGCTGACACCGCTGGGGATGTTGAGTCAGCCGTACCCGGACGAGCTGCGGGCAGCCGTCGCCGCCTCGTTGCCGCCGGCGTCCACGTCCGTCGAGCAGGTGTGCAAGCTCGACACCGGGATCGGGCAGTCGTTCGCGGCGGTGGCGCGGCAGGCGGTCGAGCAGCTCTGCGGTGGGTACGCGGACCTGGTCGTGTCGCACGGGCAGACGGTGTTCCACTGGGTCGACAACGGGTCGGTGCGCGGGACGCTGCAGCTCGGGCAGCCGGCCTGGATCGCGGAAGCGACCGGCGTACCGGTGGTGTCGGATCTGCGGTCGCGGGACGTCGCTGCAGGCGGGCAGGGGGCGCCGCTGGTCAGCATCCTCGACGTGCTGTGGTTGCGCGGGCGTCCCGGCGTACCGGTGGCGCTGAATCTCGGCGGGATCGCGAACATCACCGTCGTCCAGGGTGAACCGGTTGCCTTCGACACCGGCCCGGCGAACGCGCTGATCGATGCGGTCGTGGCGGAGCTGACCGGGCGGCCGTTCGACGCGGACGGGGTGATGGCGGCGCGCGGACAGGTGCACGAGGAGCTGCTCAAGCGGTTACTGGCCGAGCCGTACTACGCGCGGCCGGCACCCAAGTCGACGGGGAAGGAACTGTTCAACCTCGCGTACCTGGCCCAGGCGATGGAGGGGCTGCCGGTGATTCCGGCGGAGGACCTGGTCGCGACGGTGACCACGCTGACGGCGCGGACCGTGGCCGACGCGGTACGGCGGTACGGCGGGACCGAGGTGGTGGCATCGGGTGGCGGGATCCGGAACCCGGCGCTGATGCATCTGCTGGCGGACGAGTTGGACATTCCGGTCCGGACCACCGACGAGCTGGGGATACCGTCGGCGGCGAAGGAGGCGTACGCGTTCGCCGTACTCGGATTCCTCACCGTCCACGGCCTCGGCGGAACCGTCCCGAGTTGCACCGGCGCCGGCCACTCGAGCGTCCTCGGCTCGGTCACTCCCGGCCTGAGCGGGCTGCCGACGATTTCCGGCGAGGCACGACCACCCATGCGTCTCCTGGTCGAGTGA
- a CDS encoding MFS transporter, producing the protein MNRSYYGWLAGSTLSVLGDTALFFALGWAATGIGPRVAALVLTGFTLPRAVLLLLGGVLGDRIGPRRLLLACTTIVGSCCFLLAAAVGIRGVSAGLLLTTAVVVGTVDAFALPAAGVLPRLFVPDDQLPRAMALRTSATQLMTLAGGPISGLLVATVGLVGALMLDGLTFAVQFAVLLILKPPYDVTPQPNRPSVVRDALDGLRVAVGDPVLRMILAVVALVAAFVLPVTSLCVPLLARSHGWTAGQTGFVVAGNIAGGLLVTVLVARFGTFTRAELTGGLGCLLAALGIAALALAPSLPTAIGATLTQGIGIGLFTSHLAPLFIRSTPRSHLTRLQSLLSLAQTVPLIASTNLLAALKIHQALTLTAAATALAGLILLNLKPSDRAVAP; encoded by the coding sequence GTGAACCGGTCCTACTACGGCTGGCTGGCAGGTTCGACACTCTCGGTTCTCGGCGACACCGCGCTGTTCTTCGCGCTCGGCTGGGCCGCGACGGGCATCGGCCCGCGGGTCGCCGCGTTGGTGCTGACCGGTTTCACCCTGCCGCGCGCCGTACTCCTCCTACTCGGCGGCGTACTCGGTGATCGCATCGGTCCACGCCGTCTCCTGCTCGCGTGCACCACGATCGTCGGCTCGTGCTGCTTCCTGCTGGCCGCAGCTGTCGGCATCCGCGGAGTCTCGGCGGGGCTGCTGCTGACCACCGCGGTCGTCGTCGGCACCGTCGACGCCTTCGCGCTGCCTGCCGCCGGCGTACTCCCGCGACTGTTCGTACCCGACGATCAGTTGCCCAGGGCAATGGCATTGCGTACGTCGGCCACCCAGCTGATGACTCTCGCCGGCGGACCGATCTCCGGTCTGCTCGTCGCGACGGTCGGGCTGGTCGGCGCGCTCATGCTCGACGGCCTGACGTTCGCCGTCCAGTTCGCAGTCCTCCTGATACTCAAACCGCCGTACGACGTGACGCCGCAGCCCAATCGCCCGTCGGTCGTCCGTGATGCCCTGGACGGGCTCCGGGTAGCTGTCGGCGATCCCGTCCTACGAATGATCCTCGCCGTCGTCGCGCTGGTAGCAGCCTTCGTACTACCGGTCACGTCCCTCTGCGTCCCGTTACTCGCCCGCTCCCACGGCTGGACAGCAGGTCAGACCGGCTTCGTCGTGGCGGGCAACATCGCCGGCGGACTGCTCGTAACAGTCCTAGTCGCACGCTTCGGCACCTTCACCCGCGCCGAACTAACCGGAGGCCTCGGCTGCCTACTCGCCGCACTCGGCATCGCAGCTCTCGCCCTAGCCCCGTCGCTCCCCACCGCAATCGGCGCAACCCTCACCCAAGGCATAGGCATCGGCCTCTTCACCTCCCACCTAGCGCCCCTCTTCATCCGCAGCACCCCCAGATCCCACCTGACCCGCCTCCAATCCCTCCTCTCCCTAGCCCAAACCGTCCCCCTGATCGCCTCGACGAACCTCCTAGCCGCCCTCAAAATCCACCAAGCCCTAACCCTCACCGCCGCCGCCACAGCCCTAGCCGGCCTTATCCTCCTCAACCTCAAACCATCCGACCGCGCCGTGGCGCCGTAA
- a CDS encoding polysaccharide lyase family 8 super-sandwich domain-containing protein — protein MDLTRRRLLSFVPATALLTAVNPAPAARATLDAMNADPSQLLANAIAIYTGTAESNARLEVAAKVTAIDTTARTWLAALDRAGSGELFAGLPLGTSDPNLSSSYQHLYEIALAYRRPGPASDLQGNEQVRARIAEKLVWLHDNYYGDQSKGYYGNWFTWEIGISTFVSKTLALIDAPADLITRYVASMDAYLRNGKDGDVDLDSRFHTGANLVDITANRVIQGALLNDDARVRKALQDQFTVFATVDPYNLQHGVTDGYYADGSFIQHSSVAYTGSYGKALLSRVVQTIKVLAGTEYAQSDDLVGVVQGWVEHGFAPLIFEGWMMEIVKGRAVSRTGTGYDDVAVIVEAIVDLADYATGADSQRLKAFAKFTARPTINVNSFVSPVSIGRFADIKNDPAIVPADLNPAADTTAFNAMDRTVHRRPGYAFALARNSSRISKYEYMSGENLLPWFQGDGAHYLYLAGQDQTQSFGIDYFTTVSPYALGGVTTPVETRKSIPELYGTAYYDNPPDFTPSSEDQNTYVYFPVGTNAYSGGATLDTYGAVGWVQSDDFAYASRASLPDDFVVYQNASATKSWFLLDDEIVVLAAGVGDATRAVTTTLDTRIAGAADPVTITGVRRDGRNWTGTGDPLWLRYANGAVSVGYYFLQPTQLSADLQTVTRSRRVVRTSNPDTAVTKQVFALTVSQPAGAKRALAYALVPNATDSALKSYRHGRIVTLSNTVKMQAIQHLGLRLTAVNTFTPGPHNLPGLGVDGPASLLIRRQSSSVQVAVSDPTTQRDSITVNLRAQYLKPAAPVDGVQVTRTVTGTRLMFSTRHTYGRSLAIKLLPAW, from the coding sequence GTGGATCTCACCCGTCGCCGCCTGCTGTCCTTCGTCCCCGCGACCGCGTTGCTGACCGCGGTCAACCCGGCTCCGGCCGCGCGCGCCACCCTGGACGCGATGAACGCCGACCCCAGCCAGTTGCTGGCCAACGCGATCGCGATCTACACCGGTACGGCGGAATCCAACGCGCGCCTCGAGGTCGCCGCGAAGGTCACCGCGATCGACACCACGGCCCGCACCTGGCTGGCCGCCCTCGACCGCGCCGGAAGCGGCGAACTGTTCGCCGGCCTCCCACTCGGAACCAGCGATCCGAACCTGAGTTCGTCGTACCAGCACCTCTACGAGATCGCCCTCGCGTACCGGCGGCCCGGACCGGCCTCGGACCTGCAGGGCAACGAGCAGGTGCGTGCGCGGATCGCGGAGAAGCTCGTCTGGCTGCACGACAACTACTACGGCGACCAGTCGAAGGGGTACTACGGTAACTGGTTCACCTGGGAGATCGGCATCTCGACGTTCGTGTCGAAGACGCTCGCCCTGATCGACGCCCCGGCCGACCTGATCACGCGGTACGTCGCCTCGATGGACGCGTACCTGCGCAACGGCAAGGACGGCGACGTCGACCTCGACTCGCGCTTCCACACCGGCGCGAACCTCGTCGACATCACCGCGAACCGGGTCATCCAGGGTGCCCTGCTGAACGACGACGCGCGGGTCCGGAAGGCACTGCAGGACCAGTTCACGGTGTTCGCGACCGTCGACCCGTACAACCTCCAGCACGGCGTCACCGACGGGTACTACGCGGACGGCTCGTTCATCCAGCACTCGTCGGTCGCGTACACAGGCTCGTACGGAAAGGCCCTGCTCAGCCGGGTCGTGCAGACGATCAAGGTGCTCGCCGGCACCGAGTACGCGCAGAGCGACGACCTGGTCGGCGTGGTGCAGGGCTGGGTCGAGCACGGGTTCGCGCCGCTGATCTTCGAGGGCTGGATGATGGAGATCGTCAAGGGCCGCGCGGTGTCCCGGACGGGGACCGGGTACGACGACGTCGCGGTCATCGTGGAGGCGATCGTCGACCTCGCGGACTACGCGACCGGCGCGGATTCCCAGCGGTTGAAGGCGTTCGCGAAGTTCACGGCGCGGCCGACGATCAACGTGAACTCCTTCGTCTCACCGGTGAGTATCGGGCGGTTCGCGGACATCAAGAACGATCCCGCGATCGTCCCGGCCGACCTCAATCCGGCAGCGGATACGACGGCGTTCAACGCGATGGACCGGACGGTGCATCGCAGGCCGGGGTACGCGTTCGCGCTGGCACGGAACTCGTCGCGGATCAGCAAGTACGAGTACATGAGCGGCGAGAACCTGCTGCCGTGGTTCCAGGGTGACGGCGCGCACTACCTGTACCTCGCCGGTCAGGATCAGACGCAGTCCTTCGGCATCGACTACTTCACCACGGTGTCGCCGTACGCGCTGGGCGGCGTGACGACGCCGGTCGAGACGCGCAAGTCGATCCCCGAGCTGTACGGGACGGCGTACTACGACAATCCGCCGGATTTCACCCCGTCGTCGGAGGACCAGAACACGTACGTCTACTTCCCGGTCGGGACGAACGCGTACTCCGGTGGCGCGACGCTCGACACGTACGGCGCGGTCGGCTGGGTGCAGTCGGACGACTTCGCATACGCGTCGCGGGCGAGCCTGCCGGACGACTTCGTGGTCTACCAGAACGCGTCGGCGACCAAGTCGTGGTTCCTGCTCGACGACGAGATCGTCGTACTCGCAGCCGGTGTCGGCGACGCGACCCGCGCGGTGACGACCACCCTCGACACCCGCATCGCCGGCGCCGCCGATCCCGTGACGATCACCGGCGTACGGCGTGATGGCCGGAACTGGACCGGGACCGGGGACCCGCTTTGGCTGCGCTACGCCAACGGCGCCGTGTCCGTCGGCTACTACTTCCTTCAGCCGACCCAGCTGTCGGCAGATCTCCAGACAGTCACCCGGAGCCGCCGGGTGGTGCGGACCTCCAACCCGGACACCGCGGTCACCAAGCAGGTCTTTGCGCTCACCGTCTCTCAACCGGCCGGCGCGAAGCGCGCACTCGCGTACGCATTGGTGCCCAACGCAACGGATTCCGCGTTGAAGTCGTACCGGCACGGCCGGATCGTGACGCTCTCGAACACCGTGAAAATGCAGGCGATCCAGCATCTCGGGCTGCGACTCACCGCCGTCAACACGTTCACGCCCGGCCCGCACAACCTTCCGGGACTGGGCGTCGACGGTCCGGCTTCACTGCTCATCCGCCGACAGTCCTCGAGCGTGCAGGTTGCCGTTTCCGATCCGACGACGCAGCGCGACAGCATCACTGTCAATCTGCGGGCGCAGTACCTCAAGCCCGCGGCCCCGGTCGACGGGGTGCAGGTGACGCGGACGGTCACCGGGACACGGCTCATGTTCAGCACGCGGCACACCTACGGACGGAGCCTCGCGATCAAGCTTCTTCCAGCTTGGTGA
- a CDS encoding DNA polymerase III subunit beta family protein, which produces MRLTISEFARLVGLAPSALRFYDDCGLLPPAEVDATNGYRYYDRTQQPRAQLLRDLREIDLPLPDVRLALDAPPSEVADLVRAHLRTLEAKSTATRTAATRLLTNLLSQKTTALLGGPELASAIRQVTPTAAPPAPAGATASPAQADAAAPPAPAGATAAPADARAARARADSAHGIGSGDPSTSVSAVGSGSAEGGDDLGLVLSCVLIELGPDEVTFVATDRYRLAVRTVRPVEFGGVAARVLVRADELAEVSRWAAAGDVVRVEVNGGLALVRGDESRELQTVDAEYPAYGQILDGLTPPACRVVVDRLGLLDVLAGRDVVAFDIDQQSLRIDDEVQLDAIGTGAVRIGFTANLLAAALEASVGPDVLLEICEPARPVVVRSADQGTFTTLVMPVRLDG; this is translated from the coding sequence ATGAGGCTGACGATCAGTGAGTTCGCACGGCTGGTGGGACTGGCGCCGAGTGCGCTGCGGTTCTACGACGACTGCGGTCTGCTCCCACCCGCCGAGGTCGACGCGACAAACGGCTACCGGTACTACGACAGGACGCAACAACCCCGGGCCCAACTACTCCGCGACCTGCGCGAGATCGACCTCCCACTCCCCGACGTCCGCCTCGCCCTGGACGCTCCTCCGTCGGAAGTCGCCGACCTGGTCCGCGCCCACCTCCGCACCCTGGAAGCCAAGTCCACCGCCACCCGCACAGCCGCAACCCGCCTCCTCACCAACCTCCTCTCCCAAAAAACCACCGCCCTCCTAGGCGGCCCCGAACTAGCCAGCGCCATCCGCCAAGTAACCCCCACCGCCGCCCCACCCGCGCCGGCGGGCGCCACCGCCTCACCCGCCCAAGCGGACGCCGCCGCCCCACCCGCGCCGGCGGGCGCCACCGCCGCACCCGCGGACGCGCGTGCCGCCCGCGCCAGGGCGGACTCAGCCCACGGAATCGGCTCCGGCGACCCCTCCACCTCCGTCAGTGCAGTTGGCTCGGGTAGTGCGGAGGGGGGTGACGACCTCGGACTGGTGTTGAGCTGTGTGCTTATTGAGTTGGGGCCGGATGAGGTGACGTTTGTTGCGACGGATCGGTATCGGCTGGCTGTGCGGACGGTGCGGCCAGTGGAGTTCGGTGGGGTGGCGGCGCGGGTGCTGGTGCGGGCCGACGAGCTTGCTGAGGTCAGTCGGTGGGCTGCGGCGGGAGACGTCGTACGGGTGGAGGTGAACGGCGGCCTGGCGCTGGTGCGGGGAGACGAGTCGCGTGAACTGCAAACGGTTGATGCGGAGTATCCGGCGTACGGGCAGATCCTCGACGGGCTGACCCCGCCGGCCTGCCGGGTGGTGGTCGATCGACTGGGCCTGCTGGACGTGCTCGCCGGACGGGATGTCGTTGCCTTTGACATCGATCAGCAGAGTCTGCGGATCGACGACGAGGTGCAGCTCGACGCGATCGGGACCGGGGCGGTGCGGATCGGGTTCACCGCGAACCTGCTGGCGGCCGCGCTCGAGGCGAGTGTCGGGCCGGACGTGCTGCTCGAGATCTGCGAGCCGGCGCGACCGGTCGTCGTACGGTCGGCCGACCAGGGCACGTTCACCACCCTCGTCATGCCCGTCCGGCTGGACGGGTGA
- a CDS encoding endo-beta-N-acetylglucosaminidase H: MKRRTLLSALAAGTAAAATGAALPAEAAGKRRPCAKTGPVTVAYIEVNDHSMLNAGKYTLANGGAQVIDVAVIFAANINYDGTKAYLHFNDQVTDVLNNVATQVRPLQQKGIKVLLSILGNHQGAGFANFPDQASADAFAQELADAVNQYGLDGIDFDDEYVEYGNNGTGQPNDFSFVYLVQALRAKLPNKLITLYDIGPSAERLTYNGQSIVDSFDYGWNPYYGTWGVPSAPSAKSRMSPAAVSYTATSSSTAASLAQRTVDEGYGVFLTYNLTESDTSSYMTAFTQKLYGSATVYKP; encoded by the coding sequence ATGAAGCGAAGGACCCTGTTGTCAGCCCTGGCCGCCGGGACTGCCGCGGCCGCCACCGGTGCCGCACTGCCCGCCGAAGCCGCGGGCAAACGCCGCCCGTGCGCGAAGACCGGACCGGTCACCGTCGCGTACATCGAGGTCAACGACCACAGCATGCTGAACGCCGGCAAGTACACGCTGGCGAACGGCGGCGCCCAGGTGATCGACGTCGCGGTGATCTTCGCGGCGAACATCAACTACGACGGCACGAAGGCGTATCTGCACTTCAACGACCAGGTGACGGACGTGCTGAACAACGTCGCCACGCAGGTCCGCCCGCTGCAGCAGAAGGGCATCAAGGTCCTGCTCTCGATCCTCGGCAACCACCAGGGCGCCGGCTTCGCGAACTTCCCGGACCAGGCGTCCGCCGACGCCTTCGCCCAGGAACTCGCGGACGCGGTCAACCAGTACGGCCTGGACGGGATCGACTTCGACGACGAGTACGTCGAGTACGGCAACAACGGCACCGGCCAGCCGAACGACTTCTCGTTCGTCTACCTGGTCCAGGCGCTCCGCGCGAAGCTCCCGAACAAGCTCATCACGCTCTACGACATCGGCCCGTCCGCCGAGCGCCTGACCTACAACGGCCAGAGCATCGTCGACAGCTTCGACTACGGCTGGAACCCGTACTACGGCACCTGGGGCGTCCCGTCCGCACCGAGCGCCAAGTCGCGCATGTCCCCCGCCGCGGTGTCGTACACCGCCACCAGCTCCTCGACCGCCGCAAGCCTCGCCCAACGCACCGTCGACGAGGGGTACGGCGTCTTCCTCACGTACAACCTCACCGAGTCCGACACGTCGTCGTACATGACCGCCTTCACCCAGAAGCTGTACGGCAGCGCGACGGTCTACAAGCCTTAG